GTTTTGTAACCAAAATAAAGGACTTCCTGAAGGACGAGTCTCTTCGGAATATCAAGAGTATTCGAAATCTATTGAATTGGAGAATTTGCCGCTTCTCTCCTATCGCGATCGGTTGTCGTCTTAACGAAAATTGTCTATTCGAACTTTTCTATGCTATTTTTTATGAGATCAAACTTCCCCTTTCTAAGGAAGGTTAACACTGATTGGGATAAATTATAATTTCTATCCTTCCTTTCCCGCCTCGATAGGAGAGTTGACAGTTTTTCTCCGTCGAAGATAAAGCCTTCGGATGCATTCTTTACCTGTTTCCTTTCCAATTTGGTTGCTCGATGTTCCTTTCTTTTGGGGACTGGTTTCCTTTGCCGTCTTCGGGACTTATTTGGGAATTCTTCTTTGTATCGGACAGAACGTCTTGGAGAAAAAAACGGCACTCAATCGGCTACTCTCCCTTCTATTCGTTTGCTTAGGCTTATTGCAGGGAACGGGACTTGCTTTCGTTTTCGGACTTTCCGAAAGTTTACCCAGGCTTGTGCTTTTACATATCCCCGTTTTAGGGTCCATAGGGCCCATTCTTTACGGGATTCACAAGATTATCCAGAATTCCGAGTACGAAGAATCCGTCTTTGGTTTGAATACGAAGCACGCATTCTTTCCGGGATTTGCCTGGCTCTGTTATTTTATAGCCTTATTTCTTCCCGAGGATCGGATTCGATTCTGTATCGAAGATTTCTCCCGTACAACCGGCTTATCGGATTTAGTATTCTATCTACCGTTGTTGGTACTCGCAGGTTATATTTTGGCGCTACTCCGAGGCAGTCGCATTCTTTTCAAGTTCGGAGTGCTCCGAGAAGAATGGACTGCCAGGGTACTTCTATACATCATTCTTGCCACCATTGCCAACCATACCGTAGGGGCGATTTATCTACTGAATAAGAATCCGGTCTTTTTGCTAGTCAGTGCGGATATGATGGCTCTGAGTCTTTGCGTGTCCTATCTGATCGGTAGAAAGTATCCCGCCTATTTCCAAAATTTGCAGGAAGTCGCCAGGGAAACGAATCGCAAATATATAAGGTCCCTTCTTATCGGAATGGATATTGAGATCCTAAGAGCCAATCTTCTGGAGAGTATGGAAAAGGAAAAACTCTATAAGGACGAGGACCTGACCCTGGGGGGCCTGGCAATCGAGCTTGCTCTTTCGCCTCACCAACTCTCCGAGTTGATCAACCAAGAGATGGGTAAGAATTTCTCCGCCTTCGTAAACGAATATAGGGTAAAGGAGGCTTGTAAACTCTTGGAAGAGAATCCGGAGCGCTCCATTTTGGATATAGGATACGAGGTGGGATTTAGGAGTAAAACCTCCTTCCATAGGGCTTTTCAGAAGGAAATCGGAGTTCCTCCCTCGGAATACAGGAGCAAGAAAACCTAAAAAAAGTGGCTTTCTATCATTCGGAACGGTCGTCCTGGGTTCGGTTTATAGAATGGAACGACGAACTAGGAAAATCCGCTATACTGGTAGGAACTGTTGGCAGGAGAGAGCGATGGCTTCCTTAACGCTGGAAAGAAAAACCGCTTCGGAAAGATTTTCCGAGAAAGAAAAAACCAAACGAATCATGAAATGGATCCGAAAATCGGATTCGAGACTTAGAAAAAAATACACGTTTTTGAAACACCAAAATGCGATCGGCTTCGGAATCACGATCGGATCGGCTGCCGGTATGATTTTATTGGGTGGACTGTACATTGCAGGACTCATTCCTTTTTGGGCCTGTATCATCGGGAACGGAATTCTTGCCTCTTTCCTGCATGAGATGGAGCACGACCTGATCCATAGCATTTATTTTAAAGAAAGTCCCAGGATGCAGAATTTTCTATTTTGGGTGGTCTGGTTGTTCCGAGCGAACACCGTAAATCCTTGGTTCCGTAAGGAGATTCATCTTCTCCACCATAAACTCTCCGGAAACATAGAGGATATAGAGGAAAGATTCATCAGTAACGGAATGCCTTGGGGGATCAAAAGGATTCTGGTGATGATCGATCCTATCATGGCGGTGGTATTACAGGGACCGAAGATCAGAAAGGATGCGATAAGGTATTTTAGAAAAATCAAATCTTCTCCTATCAAGGGACCGTATCGATCCATTTATCTTCTGCTTTGGTATTCCTTCTTAGGCTGGGGGATATTTTCACTAGTCAATACCGCTTTGGGGAATCCGGTCCAGGAATCCGGACTCGCAAGTAATATTCATCATTTCTTAAATACGGCCGCGGTAGTCTATCTGATCCCTTGCTGGCTCAGACAATCCGCCATCCAGATCGTGTCCTCCAATATGCATTATTACGGAGACGTAAAAAGCCTATACCAGCAGACACAAGTGTTGGATTCCTGGTGGATCCTTCCCTTGCATCTATTCTGCTTTAATTTCGGGGCGACTCACGGGATCCATCATTTCGTGGTGACTCAACCGTTTTATCTCAGGCAGGCGGTCGCTCCCAGGGTGAAGCCTTTTCTGAAGAAATACGGGATTCGATTCAACGATTTTGAAAGCATGGGTAGAGCGAATCGCTATGAGAAGGAATCCTTAGGGATCCCTGTAACCGCATAATATTCGGCGATTATAATCGATGCAGAATATTACGGAATCGGAAAATAACAAGATAACTATCGAACGTAGACTGGATAGAGCCGAAACGGGTTTCTGGCTATACGACCGCGTTTCTTCCATGAATTTCTGCGTCATGGCGGAATTGGAAGGATCGGTCTCTAGGGAGAAACTTCAGTCGGCGATCGATAGGGTCCAGGCCTCTTATCCTAATGCGCGAGTTTCGATTCGGAAGAAAGAGGAGGAAGATTCCGTCCATCTGGCGTTTATTTCCGATCCGGATAGCAGAATCGTTCTGCAAAATCAAATAGAGAATCCGGATTGGCAAGACTTTCTCGCGCGGGAAACGATTCGGCTCTTCTACTTGAACGAAACTCCGTTAGTTCGCGCTTATCTATGCGGGATAGGATCGAATCGATCCGTCTTTGCCTTGGTGTTCAACCATAGTATCGCGGACGGAAGATCCGGATGTAATTTTCTATTGGAAATCCTAAAGAGCTACGATTCTTCCTATAGCGGTAGTATCGATAAACATTATAATTCTATGATGAATCTTTACGAAGGAAAGACGCCTGAAAAAAAGGCTTCGGAAGCCAAGAGGAAGCCGGACCCTCTTCCTAATTTTTCCAGAAAAAAGGAAGAGACAAATCCCAGAATGGAGTCTATGGATTTAAACTCGTCCCTATTAGGGAATTTACTACAAAGGGCCAAGGAAAAATGCGTGTCCTTGCATGGGCTCGTAGGTTCCGCGCAGATAAAGTCTCTTTCCAGGCTATTTCAGGACGGAGCGGGGACTTCCTTGAATTTGGCGACTCCTGTGGACCTGCGTCCCTACTTAAAGGAAAACGTTCCGAGCGACGCGCTGGGCTTATATATCAGTTTGTTTACGACGGAAATCGATCCTAGAACTTCTTTTTGGGAGATCGCGTCCGCAATCAATAGGGACCTGAAAAGAAAATTGGAGTCGGGACAGGGAACTTCCTTTTACGAGATTCTTCCTTCCTTGGATCAATTTTTAAAAAGGGAAGAGGCTATGCGAGTCTTCGCATCCCTGATGCAAAGAAACCCTCAGGCTTCGGTCTTAAGCAATGTAGGAATTCTTCCCGATTTGGAGAATCCGAAAGATTTCAGGATAGGTAGGATTTCATTTACCGTCCATCCTTCGATTACTCAGGTTTTGTTCACCACTCTTACTACGTTTAGAGGAGAGGCGAGGATCCAATTCAATTACGACTCCAATCGTTGGAGAAAGGAAGATTTTCAAATTTTTCGTGAAGAGTTTGAAAGATTATTAACGTATCCGGAAGACTGAAATCCGTTTTCCGCTTACCTTTCGCGACTTTCGTGGCGACTCAATTTTATCTTTCGGAGCGGGATAGAAGTTTGAGAATTCGCGGATATTGAAGCGGATTTGTTTCAGAAGGGGAGGATTCTTTTTCGGTTCCGAAATACCCTTCTTCCTAAAATCCATCCGGAAAACAGAAATAGATATCCGAAATAGGATAGAATATTCAAAAAGATTGAAGTTCCTGCCTCCGCTAGAATGGGGACCTGAAGGATCAGGCCTCCCAACATAAGAATCGTGTGAATTTCGGCGGTCCTGGATTTTTCTTCGGATAGGTATTTTCCGAGACCTCCTCCTGTAAAAAAAGCGAGCGCACCCAATACTGCTCCGATTCTTCCTACATACAGGGATAGAATCTCAGGACTTAAGGGATTCCATTCCCAAAAATGAAATAGAAAAGGACGAGAGAATAAAAGAATCACCGAGAGAATGCCCACGTAACGGTGTAGGCGCAGATGATTCTTAGCCGAGAGCTGCAAGAATTCTCCTATGCCTTATCTCCGCTTCCTACAGGTACGGGTTCGTTTTCGGGCAATAGGCTTAGACCCATAGGCTCCTCGACTCCTTCTTCCAGGAGGGAATGAGTGGAGATAAGAGGGCGTTTGGTCTTTTTGAATAGGAAATACATCGGAAGGCAGAGAAGCGTGAATCCGAAGCCCCAGAGAGCTTCGGCGGGTTTACTCCAGATCAAGGAACCTATAATTAGAATATTCGAAATTATATAAATATAAGTGGAATAAGGATATCCCGGGATTTTGAATTCGCTCTTAAGATGGCGCTTCTCGAAAATGATCGGAGTATAAGCGGTGATGGTGGCTAAGATCAGAGTCGAGCAGGTGATGAGATAAAGAAGGCTTTCGATTTCCTTGACTAAACAGAAAAGGCAGGCGTAAACGCATTGGAAGGCCAGGGACATATAAGGACTATGATACTTGGAATGCAACTTGGCCATGCTCGGAAAAAAGTATCCGTCCCTTGCCATCGCGAAATAGATTCGAGATCCGCCGATGACATAAGCGGAGATTCCTCCGATAAAAACCCAGCAAATAAATGCGGTTATGAGTAACTTGACGCCTTTTCCAAAGAGAAATCCGGCCGCGGTGACTCCTATCTTTTCGTCTCCTGCAAGAACGGAACTCGGAGCCGAGCTTAAGTAAAGAAAGTTAATCAAAACGTACAGTAAGGTCACCAAAGTGCAGGCGGTTAGGACGGATTTGTATATATTCTTGTCCGGTTCCTTCACTTCTTCGGCGACGTAAGTGATCATATTCCAACCCAGATAGGAGAATGTGACTGGGATCACTCCCGCAAGAACCAGGCCCCAACCGTGTAGTCCGTTCGGGATCAAGGAGAATGACTCGAAATGCTCCGTGTCGAAATTTCCGATCGCGAATCCCAATACTACGAAGAGAATGAGTCCCGCAATTTTAAATGTGGTGAACAGGTTTTGGATACGGGATGCTAAGGAAATTCCGAAGAAATTCACGATCGTAAAGACTAGAATGGTGAACATTCCCAGTAATTGGGCGTTCCCCATCGCGAAGCTTATACCCAGGAATTTGGACTCGAA
The sequence above is a segment of the Leptospira wolffii serovar Khorat str. Khorat-H2 genome. Coding sequences within it:
- a CDS encoding helix-turn-helix domain-containing protein: MHSLPVSFPIWLLDVPFFWGLVSFAVFGTYLGILLCIGQNVLEKKTALNRLLSLLFVCLGLLQGTGLAFVFGLSESLPRLVLLHIPVLGSIGPILYGIHKIIQNSEYEESVFGLNTKHAFFPGFAWLCYFIALFLPEDRIRFCIEDFSRTTGLSDLVFYLPLLVLAGYILALLRGSRILFKFGVLREEWTARVLLYIILATIANHTVGAIYLLNKNPVFLLVSADMMALSLCVSYLIGRKYPAYFQNLQEVARETNRKYIRSLLIGMDIEILRANLLESMEKEKLYKDEDLTLGGLAIELALSPHQLSELINQEMGKNFSAFVNEYRVKEACKLLEENPERSILDIGYEVGFRSKTSFHRAFQKEIGVPPSEYRSKKT
- a CDS encoding fatty acid desaturase — encoded protein: MASLTLERKTASERFSEKEKTKRIMKWIRKSDSRLRKKYTFLKHQNAIGFGITIGSAAGMILLGGLYIAGLIPFWACIIGNGILASFLHEMEHDLIHSIYFKESPRMQNFLFWVVWLFRANTVNPWFRKEIHLLHHKLSGNIEDIEERFISNGMPWGIKRILVMIDPIMAVVLQGPKIRKDAIRYFRKIKSSPIKGPYRSIYLLLWYSFLGWGIFSLVNTALGNPVQESGLASNIHHFLNTAAVVYLIPCWLRQSAIQIVSSNMHYYGDVKSLYQQTQVLDSWWILPLHLFCFNFGATHGIHHFVVTQPFYLRQAVAPRVKPFLKKYGIRFNDFESMGRANRYEKESLGIPVTA
- a CDS encoding phthiocerol/phthiodiolone dimycocerosyl transferase family protein, yielding MQNITESENNKITIERRLDRAETGFWLYDRVSSMNFCVMAELEGSVSREKLQSAIDRVQASYPNARVSIRKKEEEDSVHLAFISDPDSRIVLQNQIENPDWQDFLARETIRLFYLNETPLVRAYLCGIGSNRSVFALVFNHSIADGRSGCNFLLEILKSYDSSYSGSIDKHYNSMMNLYEGKTPEKKASEAKRKPDPLPNFSRKKEETNPRMESMDLNSSLLGNLLQRAKEKCVSLHGLVGSAQIKSLSRLFQDGAGTSLNLATPVDLRPYLKENVPSDALGLYISLFTTEIDPRTSFWEIASAINRDLKRKLESGQGTSFYEILPSLDQFLKREEAMRVFASLMQRNPQASVLSNVGILPDLENPKDFRIGRISFTVHPSITQVLFTTLTTFRGEARIQFNYDSNRWRKEDFQIFREEFERLLTYPED
- a CDS encoding APC family permease is translated as MKLRRSLNLYDSISLMFSSMVGPGVFITSGYILSQVANPNIALLCWILGGLLAVAGAMSYAKSASIFPVAGGDYVYLKEAYSPIVAFSSGWLSLSVNFSASISLSAIAFSKTFFSLIGPSLDIYYFESKFLGISFAMGNAQLLGMFTILVFTIVNFFGISLASRIQNLFTTFKIAGLILFVVLGFAIGNFDTEHFESFSLIPNGLHGWGLVLAGVIPVTFSYLGWNMITYVAEEVKEPDKNIYKSVLTACTLVTLLYVLINFLYLSSAPSSVLAGDEKIGVTAAGFLFGKGVKLLITAFICWVFIGGISAYVIGGSRIYFAMARDGYFFPSMAKLHSKYHSPYMSLAFQCVYACLFCLVKEIESLLYLITCSTLILATITAYTPIIFEKRHLKSEFKIPGYPYSTYIYIISNILIIGSLIWSKPAEALWGFGFTLLCLPMYFLFKKTKRPLISTHSLLEEGVEEPMGLSLLPENEPVPVGSGDKA